CACCTGCTGCTCGTCGGCACCAAGCAATCGCCGCTGCTCCTTCCCCGTCTCCGCGTCCCACAGGACCAGTTCTCCCGCCGCACCTGCCCCGTCGCCCCCGCCGGCGGCCACGGTCTTGCCGTCCGGCGAAAAGGTCACGGCGAACACCCAGCCGGGGAAGCCGCGGCTCGGTTTGGCACCGGCCGGAGGATCGGGCAAGGACAGCGCCCGGACTTCCGTCCCCTTCCCTACGTCCCAGAGCCGCACCGTTTTGTCGGAACTCCCGCTGGCCAGCGTTTTGCTGTCGGACGAGAAGGCGATCGTGTGGACGATCTCGGTGTGGCCCTTGAGTGCGCCTGCTTCCCGCCCGGTCAAGGCGTCCCACAGCCTGATTTCCTTGCCGCTGCCTGCAGCGGCAAGGAGGCGGCCGTCGGGGGACCAGGCGACCGCCCGGATGACGCCCGCCGGCTGGGTCGCGGTGCGGACTCGCTTCCCGGACGGGGCGTCGAAGACCGTGACGTCACCGTCCGCGTTACCGGTCAGGACCATCCGCCCGTCGGGCGAGAAGGCCACGGGGCCGCCGCGCGTTGTCAGCGCGCGCCCGCCCGGCACAGGC
The nucleotide sequence above comes from Pirellulales bacterium. Encoded proteins:
- a CDS encoding WD40 repeat domain-containing protein produces the protein MVLTGNADGDVTVFDAPSGKRVRTATQPAGVIRAVAWSPDGRLLAAAGSGKEIRLWDALTGREAGALKGHTEIVHTIAFSSDSKTLASGSSDKTVRLWDVGKGTEVRALSLPDPPAGAKPSRGFPGWVFAVTFSPDGKTVAAGGGDGAGAAGELVLWDAETGKEQRRLLGADEQQVWAVAFTPDGKRLACGFTGGSVRLFDVQTGTVLREFSGGDQLRGLAISSDGRTVAAAIRKEIMLWDAVTGELRRTLRGHGNWVGSIAFSPEGTALVSGGSDGVRLWSLARDK